Genomic segment of Saprospira sp. CCB-QB6:
CGCCCGCAGCTTGCTGCGGGAGGCCCCAAAACAACTTAATCATTCCTGCTAGCATAGTAAGCGTAATAAGGTACCTGCCCCAATTTCTTTAGTGTACTTATGGTTGAAGATTTAGGTGCATCTGCAGTTTCATAACTAATATCATCCTGAGCAGTATAAAGCACTCCCAAAATTTCTAGATATATTTCCCTCCAAATAATCCAATAAAAAATATTGCTAAAAAACATACTTCCTAATATGAAATCAATTCTAGCACTTTTGCTCTTTTTCTGTTCTTGCTTTCTGTCTGTTTGGGGGCAAAGCAGCGGCTACTTTCAGCAGCAGAGCCGTTATGAGATTCACTTTCGGCTTAATGAGGCCCAGCATAGTTTATCGGGTCATTGGAAAATGAGCTATCAGAACCAGTCGGCAGATAGTCTAACTGAAATATGGATACATCTTTGGCCCAATGCCTATCGCAACAACAGCAGTCCCTTTGCCCATCAATTGGCTGAAAATGGCGACCTGAGTTTTCAGTTTGCGGCAGATTCGGCCCGTGGGGGAATAGATAGTCTGGACTTTAGCAGCCCGGGCCAAAACCTTAGCAGCAGTTTTCCGTTGGGCGGCCAAGAAATGCTGCGGCTGGAGCTGAGCGCCCCCCTCGCCCCAGGCGACAGTTTGCTGATTGAAAGCCCTTTTCACTTAAAAGTACCGGCTAGTTTTTCTCGTTTGGGCCATCAAAAACAATATTATCAGCTTTGTCAATGGTACCCCAAAGTAGCCGTTTATGATGAGCAGGGCTGGCATCCTATGCCCTATTTGGACCAAGGGGAGTTTTATGGAGAATTTGGCGATTACGATATATATATAGAGCTACCCGCCAATTATTGGGTGGCCGCCACGGGCGAGCTACAAACAGCAGCCGAGCAAAAACGCCTAGCCGATTGGGCCAAAGCCTGCGCAAAAATGGACCTCATTGGGCTTTCGGTAGATCCGCCCCCTAGCCTTCCTTCAGATAGCAGCTTTAAGCAATTGCACTATCAGGCTAAAAACGTACAAGACTTTGCCCTCTTTTTGAACAAAGACTTTTATGTCCTGAAGAAAGAGATGCCCCTAGCCGCTGGCCGAAAACTTCCCCTTTGGGCCTTTTTTGAGGCTGAAGAAGCTTATATCTGGCAGTTGGCGCCCGACTTTATGGAAAAATCAACTCGCTATTATTCTAAAGTCATGGGCGAGTATCCCTACCCGCAAATTACGGCGGTCCAAGGCCCCATAGGCGCAGGTGGCGGCATGGAATACCCCATGATTACTATCATCAACCCCACTAGCAGTAAAAAATATTTAGACCTCGTTTTGGCCCATGAAATTGGCCATAATTGGTGGTATGGCATTTTGGCCAGCAATGAGCGCAAACACCCTTGGATAGATGAAGGCTTTAATTCCTATATCGAAAGCCGCTATATGCAGCAAGAATATGGCGGCCAGCCCTTGCGCCAAGCCTATTTGGCCTATCTGCTGCAAGCCAAACGCAATGAGGAACAATCTAGCGCCCTGCCCTCTGATAGCCTGAGCAATTTTAATTATTATTTGGCCGCCTATGCCAAACCCAGCCTTATTCTATCTTATCTAGAACAGCATTTGGGCCAGCCAAAAATGGATAGCATTCTGCAATCGATTTATCAAAAATGGCAGTTCAAACACCTTAGTCCCCAACAACTGCAAAAGGAGTTTGAGCAGGGCAGCGGCCAAAATTTAAACTGGTGTTTTCAGGAGCTGCTACAAGATAAAAAGCGAGTAGATTTGGCCCTAACCAAACTAAGTAATTGGGGCAGCGACAGCCTATTGGTCCAAATTCAGAATAAGGGCCAGGCCGCGCCCCCCATCTTTTTGGCCTATATGAATGAGGAGGGCCAAGTCTTGCAGGCCTTTAAGTTCCCCCCCTTGGCGGCGGGAGAAAGAGAAAGTTTCCGCATCCCCAAATTGGCCCATGCGCATAGTCTAGAAATAGACCCCTTTGCCTATTTGCCCGACTACAATAGAGCCAACCAACAGCAGCATTTTGATCGCTCCAAACGAAATCTCATTCATTTGC
This window contains:
- a CDS encoding M1 family metallopeptidase; translated protein: MKSILALLLFFCSCFLSVWGQSSGYFQQQSRYEIHFRLNEAQHSLSGHWKMSYQNQSADSLTEIWIHLWPNAYRNNSSPFAHQLAENGDLSFQFAADSARGGIDSLDFSSPGQNLSSSFPLGGQEMLRLELSAPLAPGDSLLIESPFHLKVPASFSRLGHQKQYYQLCQWYPKVAVYDEQGWHPMPYLDQGEFYGEFGDYDIYIELPANYWVAATGELQTAAEQKRLADWAKACAKMDLIGLSVDPPPSLPSDSSFKQLHYQAKNVQDFALFLNKDFYVLKKEMPLAAGRKLPLWAFFEAEEAYIWQLAPDFMEKSTRYYSKVMGEYPYPQITAVQGPIGAGGGMEYPMITIINPTSSKKYLDLVLAHEIGHNWWYGILASNERKHPWIDEGFNSYIESRYMQQEYGGQPLRQAYLAYLLQAKRNEEQSSALPSDSLSNFNYYLAAYAKPSLILSYLEQHLGQPKMDSILQSIYQKWQFKHLSPQQLQKEFEQGSGQNLNWCFQELLQDKKRVDLALTKLSNWGSDSLLVQIQNKGQAAPPIFLAYMNEEGQVLQAFKFPPLAAGERESFRIPKLAHAHSLEIDPFAYLPDYNRANQQQHFDRSKRNLIHLLYPSPDFTDQAPSMAPIIGYNAHDGLLLGLGLYSNPIMPKNWRYQLYPLLGTNSEQLLGQGQFAFHKGLQKGKIKDYQISLGYKRYSYFSNESYDYKLQYQRWRLAAELALRPKAGRQFKRQYIGLENLFIREEEENFERDSLNNISYLGKTGSKRSVHRLYYRWENSHPLAPAKYKLSLEFAQYDQGQEQYLKLSLEGQKDWYYAVGKKIGLRFFFGGFPFHSDRDFGAYPLHLLSRNAHDYHYDNYVWGRNIQSGFSEQQVLIKEGGFKLPIANAQAIGDGRSNSFIGAINLRADLPIRLPFRLPYFRLQPYFDLGYFENTAPSLQLDSPADAIFYDLGLLLDIGDGLAQISYSFYSNERLRNYMKEKNNFWARLGISINLNSWSREKLTDELIGF